The following DNA comes from Lemur catta isolate mLemCat1 chromosome 8, mLemCat1.pri, whole genome shotgun sequence.
gtttctaataagaaaattaattatttgcacacacatatgtgaatgtatgtgtatgtatataatagtTTTAAAGTAACAATATAATTATTACTACTAGCAATAAGACTGCTTAATGCAGATTaagaattattttcctcttttccctttagGATATGTTCCGGTAGGAATTTACAGTCAAAatacatgttttgaaataatttttcccttgaaataatttttcttcatactGATATGGCAGCTAAATGATACACATTTAATAAGTTTGtctattttactttgtttatttttagtggttactctttttaaatttaacttttaaattgtgtgaaatgttaacttttaaattatgtaatattaaCATGGTTCCAAAGTGGCATtgtgttggtaaatatttgtaaataaaagacCTAACTCTGCCAATATTATTATCAATATAGTAAATATTACTATCATGACTGATTTCAAGCTATCAACGTTATGTCACTGAATGCACAATTTGGAAGATGCACAGTAGTACaccattatataatatttccaaTGTACAGATGTAATACATGTAAATAATCTCAGTAgcatagataatagtaaaatgtaataaaaataattgaaatgtgaTGAATTTTGAGTACATATTGTCTTTGTgtttactataatttatttaatagtaaatttacataatttaatttttaacaatagcTGTTTCATAACTGGCTTACAAAATTCCTGAAACTTAACAGCTTGCTCTTGCTAGCTGGTATAAGTTGGCTTTAGCACACCTCTCTGTTCCAAAGTAAAAGCCACAGAACAAAGTACACTCAGAAAAGGATTGTTTTCATACCTGTGCTTTCTACTCTGTTTCCTCCCTCCCTACTTGGGGATAGGGGGTAATTGTTAGATTTTTGTCTCATcctttcattgtttatttttgaaaatataagcagATATGATTATATATTTCCTTACTCAAAAGGTAGCACACTATAAATACCGTTCTGCTCCATGTTTAGCTTAGAATTTTGATTCCTGTGCACTGGCAACGCTCCTAGGAGAAGTAAAGATGTATATGTTCAACTATTACCAGTCTCACACTTTAGTAGAAAtcacttttcttgtcttttttgaGAACTGGGAAGTGTCTGAGTGGGAATGGAAAGGTTCTATTGAGAAGAGGGATGAATCCAGGAATCTGGGAGCTTCAAAGACAAACTTCACAATTTTACTGGGGTCAGAGCAGTGAAAGTGGACTTTGGCAACCTGTTGAGGTTGCAAGGTTGCATGGATGAACACCCAAGTGCCGGCTGAGCTTATGCCTTTAAATCCAGCTACTTTGAttgttatattataaaatacCTGGCCATTAGAATGTGTAAttggaggtttttgtttgtttgtttgtttgtttgagacagagtctcactttgttgcccgggctagagtgagtgccatggcgtcagcctagctcacagcaacctcaaactcctgggcttaagtgatcctactgcctcagcctcccgagtagctgggactacaggcatgtgccaccatgcctggctaattttttctatatatacttttagttgtccggataatttatttctattttttttttagtagagacggggtctcgctcaggcttgtctcgaactcctgaccttgagcaatccacctgcctcggcctcccagagtgctaggattacaggcgtgagccaccgcgcctggccttgagTTTTAATGTTTTAGCTGGACTTTTCAGCTGAATTAAATGTGACAGGGCTATGCTTATCACCCTTGTGAAAGTCATTTATACAATATTTACACATAATGCTCTATGAGACAGAAGTCTCTTAtcaattttctatttgtctctgATAACTTTGCACTGAGAGGAAAAGACTGAGATCTTGGAATTCACATCCAAAGTCATGAGGTTTTTAACACATCTCCAAggccagagaaatgaaaaggctACTGACAATATTTGCTGGCTttagttgttgcttttttttttttttttttaaatataaacagaacacaaattttatttttttgtctggttgtttttttaacaaatctGTCAAGAATAATACAGGTTACATAGCTGTAACCTTCTTAAGGAAAATGACATTAAGTTTGCAACAAATACCTGCTGGTGAAAATACATTACTAGCATTTcaaaaatttagcaaaatattcTAAGCAGctatttttataagtataaacAAAGTATAACAACTGGTTTACCAGTTTCCACTGCATATCAAACAGGCAGCAAAGTGAAAGAGATCGTCTTTGATTTTAAGagagtaataataaaaactaaactcATTTATACCCCACTTTTACAATGCTAAGGGATATTTTCAGAGGAGGATGCTAAGGGGATTAGAAACAGGCTAACCTATGACATCATCTACTTGAACAACCTGTTCGTTTACTCATATTGCCTTGATActttacagtgatttttttttcctacaagatAACAGTATTGTTGCTGTAGAACCCATAATTCTTTTATTCCCCTAAAGAAATAAGTGTGATCCATTTCTCATTAGATTTCATAAACACACTTGAAACTTCAGACACAATAGGAGAgtggttttctttcagtttctgagGCCTTCTCTCTGTAACATCAGAGAAGTTAATAGTTTGGCCTGTACATACATGTGCCATAGATAGTTGGGTGGTACATGCgcctatttaaaaaatacaagcagAAAGTAGGTCTGGACAAGGGCAAACTGCAACTCAATTTCTGCTGCAACCCTATCGCCAGGTAAATTAGGTTTATTCCTTCACTTTGGTAATACAGTCAGTGAGTTTGCTGATGTTTCCTTTCTGCCGTTCTAGGGCATCCAGGACAACGCCCATTGGTGTCCTCTTCAATCCTAGTCCTTCCATTTTATTCTCCAGCTTGTTCCTGAGGTTCCGGAGCCTCAACGATGCGTGGATACATGTCAACAGCAAAGGAAAAGTGATGCCCGACACAAAGACCAGGGCCGCCCCAGACACAGCTATGAGAAGACAGCTGGCCAACACGACCACCGCGACAAACGCCGCGGGGTGTCGCGCCTTCATCCGGCGGAGGCCACCCTCCCTGCGGGCCGCCCGCGCGAGCCCCGCGCACGCCAGCGCCGCCGCAGTTCCTCCGAGGGCCGTGCCGGGGCTCGGAAAGCCCACGACGGCAGTCAGCACGGCAGCCCCCGCGAGGTAGCTGGTCTGGTAGTACAGCAGGTTGCTCACCGCGCGCTTCCTCCATCGGGACACGTCCCCGAAGTCTGGCCGGGCGAAGCGGTCCGGGGCCGGGAAGAAGTCGTCCCAGGCGCAGAGCGGGGCGATGGTCGGGCCCCTGTTCTCGCTTGGCCTCTTCGCCCCCGGAATCTCACGCGGCGGCGGTTGTTGCTGCTGTTGACGAGAACTGCCGCTTTTATTCTGTGCTCCGTGTCATCATTTCCggttattttcacagttttctgCAGAGTATAAGGGGAAGTATGTAATGACGTTTACAACTAAACTAAATGTGATCAATTGGTAAAAACAGCCTTATGTAGTGTCTCCACTGACTTTCCATTAGCCAGGATGAGCTTAAGGCTGGTGATCCCATGACATGCAGATCTTTGGTGAAGCCAACAGGGAAGAAATGAATTCAAAACATTGCACTGCAGTGCGGGGCCGGCACTTTCTATACTGTAgggagaagcagcctcagaaaaaGACTACAGCAGATGACTAGGACAACCCCTTATGTCCTCACACGGCACCCCATCCTCTATAATGAGTGAGCAGTTACCTGGGATTGGAGCATAAAAGAGAGGTGGAAAGGAGTGCACATTCCCACTAAAGGCAGCTTTACAAACCTGCATTTAAAGGAACTTAAGAATTGTGACCTGCTGGGATGATTGCCGCTCTAGTCTAATTGGTTGGCCATTAACATTTGCAACCTACTATACTTAAATCGATAACAAGATCTGAAAGAATGGGCCCAAGCCCCAATTTGTCTCTGGTAGCTACTATGTTCCATAAAATGGTAGTTCAGAGTTAGTGCAGTGATTCCAGTACAGCTGACTGTAGTTATAATCTAGCAGCATAGTACCAAAGGTATTGGATTGGAGTGACAGAGTGGAATGAAGCATCACCAGACTCTCTTCACTAACCTTCTTCTTCTCTAAGATGGATTTAGAATCAGACAAACCAAGTAAGAACAGAGATTTTCTGTTAGAGACCAACAGCTTCCAAAAGAGATAACCAAAGAAGTTAGCTCACTGACATGTCAGAGACTTTAGAACAGGTGCAAGTCACACAAATGAATTGGCATCCCATGATCTGGCCTAAAGACAGGCAGTCAAGTCCTATCTTGCCCACTTACTCTGTGTGTCTTTGGACAAACTGCTACAGGGACAACAATCTCTGCCTATTTCACAGGACTCttaggacaaagaaaatgtgtgtggaaGAGAAACTCTTTAAACTGTAAAATATCATAAAGCCAGAGAGACTCACGAACATCATGACCAGGAAGGGGAAGCAGCATTTTGACTATATTCTGTTGAGCCCAACAACTCTGATGCTCTTGGCTCATTCTTGCCCCATAAACACAAAGACTCAGATGGAAGCC
Coding sequences within:
- the LOC123644123 gene encoding PRA1 family protein 3-like — translated: MFNKSGSSRQQQQQPPPREIPGAKRPSENRGPTIAPLCAWDDFFPAPDRFARPDFGDVSRWRKRAVSNLLYYQTSYLAGAAVLTAVVGFPSPGTALGGTAAALACAGLARAARREGGLRRMKARHPAAFVAVVVLASCLLIAVSGAALVFVSGITFPLLLTCIHASLRLRNLRNKLENKMEGLGLKRTPMGVVLDALERQKGNISKLTDCITKVKE